Proteins encoded by one window of Haliotis asinina isolate JCU_RB_2024 chromosome 6, JCU_Hal_asi_v2, whole genome shotgun sequence:
- the LOC137287612 gene encoding uncharacterized protein isoform X2 codes for MDVLLTLVVVTLPAVTTELQTCTSGTETSSMQIMLNVSITHITTGGGMCSCRLTVSNTTQVEMFPSTDWTSVCDTHMTIQKWGTSTQCTNGVVQAPSGQIHTVSTGEEVWILMVARKPGAKGLSGRLQFKVKQPSVQLNIECFKPNTNSSTTTTPTTPSVPTTVTSMTTTSPTPTTSTDKTTTRATDSTPTGQTTSGAATGDISSSSSTGATSGSAAASAGSTQATATPTQGAITDNTEGTFPGENGGHSAVTNPTTSHYLMPIPPTPGSRPELRSP; via the exons ATGGACGTCTTGTTGACTTTGGTTGTCGTCACGCTACCGGCAGTCACCACAG AATTACAGACATGCACCTCGGGTACAGAGACCAGCTCCATGCAAATCATGCTGAATGTGTCTATCACACACATTACCACAGGGGGAGGGATGTGTTCATGTAGACTGACTGTGTCAAACACAACACAGGTGGAGATGTTCCCTTCTACAGACTGGACATCAGTGTGTGATACACACATGACCATACAGAAGTGGGGGACAAGTACACAGTGTACAAATGGTGTTGTACAAGCTCCATCTGGACAGATTCACACCGTCAGCACTGGTGAGGAGGTATGGATCCTGATGGTGGCTAGAAAACCTGGAGCCAAGGGACTGTCAGGACGCCTGCAGTTCAAGGTGAAGCAGCCATCAG TCCAGCTTAACATTGAGTGCTTTAAGCCGAACACCAACAGTTCTACAACAACAACTCCCACAACACCATCAGTTCCAACAACAGTAACAAGCATGACGAcaacatcaccaacaccaacaacaagTACAGATAAAAccaccacaagagcaacagacAGCACACCTACAGGGCAAACCACTTCTGGTGCTGCCACAGGAGACATTTCATCTAGTTCATCTACAGGAGCTACTTCTGGGTCAGCTGCAGCATCAGCAGGAAGTACTCAAGCTACTGCTACTCCTACTCAAGGTGCCATTACAGACAATACAGAGGGTACCTTTCCAG GAGAAAATGGTGGACATTCCGCCGTCACAAACCCGACGACATCCCATTATCTGATGCCCATCCCACCTACTCCGGGTTCACGCCCAGAACTGAGGAGCCCATGA
- the LOC137287612 gene encoding uncharacterized protein isoform X1 gives MDVLLTLVVVTLPAVTTELQTCTSGTETSSMQIMLNVSITHITTGGGMCSCRLTVSNTTQVEMFPSTDWTSVCDTHMTIQKWGTSTQCTNGVVQAPSGQIHTVSTGEEVWILMVARKPGAKGLSGRLQFKVKQPSVQLNIECFKPNTNSSTTTTPTTPSVPTTVTSMTTTSPTPTTSTDKTTTRATDSTPTGQTTSGAATGDISSSSSTGATSGSAAASAGSTQATATPTQGAITDNTEGTFPGGIFAAVVATGVGLVFIAGGLYVVISRRKWWTFRRHKPDDIPLSDAHPTYSGFTPRTEEPMNTYDKIDLKPSKGTDNPYINVS, from the exons ATGGACGTCTTGTTGACTTTGGTTGTCGTCACGCTACCGGCAGTCACCACAG AATTACAGACATGCACCTCGGGTACAGAGACCAGCTCCATGCAAATCATGCTGAATGTGTCTATCACACACATTACCACAGGGGGAGGGATGTGTTCATGTAGACTGACTGTGTCAAACACAACACAGGTGGAGATGTTCCCTTCTACAGACTGGACATCAGTGTGTGATACACACATGACCATACAGAAGTGGGGGACAAGTACACAGTGTACAAATGGTGTTGTACAAGCTCCATCTGGACAGATTCACACCGTCAGCACTGGTGAGGAGGTATGGATCCTGATGGTGGCTAGAAAACCTGGAGCCAAGGGACTGTCAGGACGCCTGCAGTTCAAGGTGAAGCAGCCATCAG TCCAGCTTAACATTGAGTGCTTTAAGCCGAACACCAACAGTTCTACAACAACAACTCCCACAACACCATCAGTTCCAACAACAGTAACAAGCATGACGAcaacatcaccaacaccaacaacaagTACAGATAAAAccaccacaagagcaacagacAGCACACCTACAGGGCAAACCACTTCTGGTGCTGCCACAGGAGACATTTCATCTAGTTCATCTACAGGAGCTACTTCTGGGTCAGCTGCAGCATCAGCAGGAAGTACTCAAGCTACTGCTACTCCTACTCAAGGTGCCATTACAGACAATACAGAGGGTACCTTTCCAG GAGGCATCTTTGCTGCTGTGGTTGCTACAGGCGTTGGGTTGGTCTTCATCGCTGGTGGACTGTACGTCGTCATATCAAG GAGAAAATGGTGGACATTCCGCCGTCACAAACCCGACGACATCCCATTATCTGATGCCCATCCCACCTACTCCGGGTTCACGCCCAGAACTGAGGAGCCCATGAATACATACGACAAAATTGATCTAAAACCTTCAAAGGGGACGGACAATCCATATATCAATGTGTCATAG